TGTGTCATGACCCCACATCGCATCTTGGATTTTGCGAAGGTGTTTTTTTGCTTTTTTCTTCGCTGCAGGATCATCAGTATCTTCCATTGCAAATTCAATTTGTTTTTTTATGCGGTTGAGAAGACCCTCTATGTTAGTAACATAACCGTTTGACGCTTCACCTGCTTCAATAGTGATGATGCGTGGAATTTTAACGGTTGCAGACGCAGATTTAACAACTCTAATGTTAAGCTCATCTTCTCCAGAAACATCAATTTCCCATTTCACAGGCCCTTTGTTTTCTTGTACCTCCACATCTGCCTTGTGATATTTGCAATTGCTACACGTCATGGAGAACAAGTAGACTTTTCCAAAGTAAGGAATGTCAGATTCGTTTTCCATCAAGGTGAGATTAGGCGTGTTACAAAAAGGACAGGTCTCGCCATGGATTACTTCAGGTGGTTTATCTACCATAGACAGAAGAGAAGACAAATAGTTTTAAAAAATG
The Candidatus Woesearchaeota archaeon DNA segment above includes these coding regions:
- a CDS encoding ZPR1 zinc finger domain-containing protein, whose amino-acid sequence is MVDKPPEVIHGETCPFCNTPNLTLMENESDIPYFGKVYLFSMTCSNCKYHKADVEVQENKGPVKWEIDVSGEDELNIRVVKSASATVKIPRIITIEAGEASNGYVTNIEGLLNRIKKQIEFAMEDTDDPAAKKKAKKHLRKIQDAMWGHDTLTIQIEDKTGNSAIISDKAKKK